One region of Etheostoma spectabile isolate EspeVRDwgs_2016 chromosome 21, UIUC_Espe_1.0, whole genome shotgun sequence genomic DNA includes:
- the adam9b gene encoding disintegrin and metalloproteinase domain-containing protein 9 codes for MIRKYIVFAVVLLYFVSGIDNTDIFNGLPSQLSRYSIVNPQVIHRGTRSINRSQSQENYGEETISYAFNINNIKHLIHLKKNRDFLHPNFVQYSLDAAGNHKPSYPKPHVHCYYHGEVEGHEDSVVALSTCSGLRGVILLRNESYGLEPVPQSATNEHFLYLLKDIQSEPVTCGVVGEPASTQSHEPFELGKSLTSLLRRKRSDNLPETSYVELVLVVDHLRYNFKKQNETAVHEEMVEMANLLDGYYKPLNIRVVLVGLEIFKDANPFNVEGSAGDVLGMFVKWRKTVLLPKIRHDIGQLIVGLPQPYDGHILGMAFVGTVCSAATSGGINVFNNNLVTSASVVVAHEMGHNLGMNHDTRTCCSGGNCIMEAAVSGSSSFSTCSQENFVQLILGGGGLCLKNPPAPSTVVGIAVCGNGLLDKGEQCDCGKPEECNNKCCDAATCQFTRGSACAQGGCCDNCQIRVSGTECRESVNTCDLPEYCNGTSAFCPRNFYVMDGLPCEDRQAAAYCYEGKCQTYDFQCSNLFAQATAKKAEDICFRIANIKGNEFGNCGINGNKLVPCSVGNSMCGKLQCVNVNLNNDIPAGAQVSIQKVQGSTCINADFNLGTDVLDPGYVKSGSPCDKGKTCIDFQCVNASNLLPNVNCSAQTTCNNQGVCNDQGHCHCANGWAPPNCDKSGRGGSIDSGPAQIDYSLRNGLLIFFLLVVPVLVLFILVLLYVFKRDSLDPCLKGSRANRLKSRNARNGNTNVQSNSTDQKSTTAQPPLQAPSNVPQYPPTTSVPISGFRYGELDYWNAETSADLAQPPAPAQGPGVPKPIPARQLPC; via the exons ATGATCCGAAAATACATCGTATTCGCTGtggttttgttgtattttgtttctgGGATTGACAACACAG ACATTTTCAATGGACTTCCATCACAACTCTCCAGGTACTCCATTGTAAATCCTCAGGTGATTCACAGAGGGACAAGGAGCATCAATAGATCACAGTCACAGGAG AATTATGGAGAGGAGACAATATCATATGCATTCAACATTAACAACATAAAGCACCTCATTCATCTTAAAAAGAACAG AGACTTTTTACACCCAAACTTTGTTCAGTATTCACTTGACGCCGCTGGTAACCACAAGCCATCATATCCAAAACCACAT GTGCATTGCTATTACCATGGAGAAGTGGAGGGACATGAGGATTCAGTGGTTGCCCTCAGCACATGCTCGGGCCTCAG GGGTGTAATCCTCCTTCGAAATGAGAGCTATGGACTTGAGCCTGTGCCACAATCTGCTACCAACGAACACTTTCTGTACCTGCTGAAAGACATTCAGTCCGAGCCCGTCACTTGTGGGGTTGTCGGTGAGCCTGCATCAACTCAAAGCCATGAACCCTTTGAGCTTGGAAAATCGCTGACTTCACTGCTACGG AGGAAGCGCAGTGACAACTTACCTGAAACCAGTTACGTGGAGTTAGTGCTGGTTGTTGATCATCTCAGG TACAATTTTaagaaacaaaatgagacaGCGGTACACGAGGAAATGGTGGAAATGGCTAATCTACTCGATGGG TATTACAAGCCGCTGAATATCCGTGTGGTGCTGGTGGGCCTGGAGATTTTTAAGGATGCTAATCCCTTTAATGTGGAGGGCTCTGCAGGAGATGTGTTGGGGATGTTTGTCAAGTGGAGGAAGACTGTACTGTTACCGAAGATCAGGCATGACATCGGTCAGCTCATTGT TGGTCTCCCCCAGCCATACGATGGACACATATTGGGTATGGCCTTCGTGGGCACGGTCTGCTCTGCTGCGACTTCTGGAGGAATCAATGTG TTTAACAACAACCTCGTCACTTCTGCATCCGTTGTGGTGGCCCATGAGATGGGCCATAACCTTGGCATGAATCACGATACTAGGACCTGCTGCAGTGGAGGAAACTGCATCATGGAAGCTGCTGTTAG TGGTTCCAGCAGTTTCAGCACCTGCAGCCAAGAAAACTTTGTGCAGCTGATCCTTGGTGGAGGAGGTTTGTGCCTGAAAAACCCGCCAGCCCCATCAACTGTGGTTGGTATTGCTGTATGTGGCAATGGCCTGCTGGACAAAGGAGAGCAGTGTGACTGTGGCAAACCTGAG GAATGCAACAATAAATGCTGTGATGCTGCCACCTGTCAATTTACACGGGGGTCTGCCTGTGCTCAGGGGGGCTGCTGTGACAACTGTCAG atCAGAGTATCTGGAACTGAATGCAGAGAGTCCGTCAACACCTGCGATCTTCCTGAATACTGTAATGGAACGAGTGCATTCTGTCCCAGAAATTTCTATGTGATGGACGGCCTTCCCTGTGAAGACCGTCAGGCTGCTGCGTACTGCTATGAGGGCAAATGCCAGACGTACGATTTCCAGTGCAGTAATCTCTTTGCACAAG CTACAGCAAAAAAGGCAGAGGATATCTGTTTTAGGATTGCAAATATTAAGGGAAATGAATTTGGAAACTGTGGAATAAATGGCAACAAACTTGTCCCATGTAGTGTAGG AAACTCCATGTGTGGAAAGTTgcagtgtgtaaatgtgaacCTCAACAACGATATCCCTGCTGGTGCCCAAGTCAGCATCCAAAAAGTCCAAGGGTCAACATGTATTAATGCAGACTTCAACCTTGGTACAGATGTGCTAGATCCTGGCTATGTTAAGTCTGGCAGCCCTTGTGATAAAGGAAAG ACCTGCATAGACTTTCAGTGTGTGAATGCTTCTAATCTGCTGCCCAACGTGAACTGTTCTGCCCAGACCACCTGCAACAATCAAGGG GTATGTAATGACCAGGGGCACTGCCACTGTGCAAACGGGTGGGCCCCACCTAACTGTGACAAGTCGGGGCGAGGTGGCAGCATAGACAGCGGTCCTGCTCAGATAG ACTACTCCCTCAGGAACGGTCTGTTGATCTTCTTCCTGTTGGTGGTTCCTGTTCTGGTCCTTTTCATTCTGGTGCTGCTCTACGTTTTCAAAAGAGACTCCCTGGACCCGTGTCTAAAAGGAAGCCGCGCTAACCGCCTCAA GTCACGTAATGCTAGAAATGGAAATACAAACGTGCAATCAAACAGCACTGATCAGAAAAGTACCACAGCCCAGCCTCCATTACAGGCGCCTTCTAATGTG CCTCAATATCCACCAACTACTTCAGTTCCAATTTCTGG TTTCAGGTATGGAGAACTGGATTATTGGAATGCAGAAACAAGCGCTGACCTTGCACAACCACCAGCTCCTGCGCAGGGCCCCGGAGTACCGAAACCAATCCCAGCCCGGCAGCTACCatgttaa